GTGGTGGCCAGCACGCGAATGTCCAGACTGATCGGCTTGCGCCCGCCGACCCGCTCGACCTCCCGCTCCTGCAGCACGCGCAGCAGCTTGGCCTGCAGGCCCAGTGGCATTTCGGAAATCTCGTCGAGCAACAGAGTGCCGCCATCGGCTTGTTCGAACTTGCCCGCCTGGGCCGCGATGGCACCGGTGAACGCGCCTTTTTCGTGACCGAACAGCGTGGCTTCGAGCATGTTGTCTGGAATCGCCGCACAGTTGATCGCCACGAATGGCTGCGCGGCGCGTGCCGAGCGCTGATGGATGTAACGCGCCAGCACTTCCTTGCCGGTACCCGACTCGCCCGAGATCAACACCGTGGAGTCGCTGCGCGCCACGCGGGCAGCCAGCTCGAGCAACTGCCGACTGGCCGGCTCACTGGCCACCGGCCCCTCCTCTTCGGCACCCAGGTGCCCAGCGGCATGACGATCGACCAGACTCAGCAACGCCTTGGGTTCGAACGGCTTGACCAGGTAGTCGGCAGCGCCCTGACGCATCGCCTCCACCGCACGCTCCACTGCAGCGTGCGCAGTCATAAGCAGCACGGGCAGTTGCGGGTGGTGACGACGCAGTTGCGCAAGCAGTTGATGGCCATCCATCCCCGGCATGTTCACATCACTGACCACCAGCCCGAAGGCCTCCTCGGCCACGGCGTCCAGCGCCTCTTCTGCACTGCCCACGGCGCGGTAGTCGAACCCGCCGATCTCCAGGGTATCGCCCAATGCCTGGCGCAAGGCACGATCGTCCTCGACCAACAAAACCTTGACCATCACTGCACCTCCGTCGATTGCCCGCCGATCAGGGGCAGCACCACCCGCACGCAAGTGCCACGCCCGACCTTCGAGCGCAGCTCGAGACTGCCCTGGTGCGCCTTGACCACCGCCTTGACCACCGCCAGGCCGAGGCCGGTGCCGGTTGCCTTGGTCGTCAGGAACGGCTCACCCAGGCGCGCCAGCAGCTGCGCGTCGATCCCGCTGCCAGCATCACTGACGCACAGGTGCAGGCTCTGCTCACGACGCAACAGGTGTACTTTCAGGCGCGCGGGCTCCGAGCTTGCCTGCAGCGCGTTCTCGATCAGATTGAGCAAGGCGCCAACCAGGGTGTCGCGATTGCACAGCAACTCGCCCAAATGCGTATCGCACTGCCAGCGCACCGCATGCCCCTGCACATGGGACTGCGCAGCCTGTTGCAGCGCCTGGAACAATGCCTTTGGGGTCAGCCGGTCATTGAGCGGCAACTCACCACGGGCGAACACCAGCATGTCGCGCACCTGATGCTCCAGCTCGTGCAGACGCTCCTTCAGACTGCCGGCGAAGCGCTGACGGGTTTCCAGAGCCAGGCCGCCCTGGTCGTCGGCCAGATGGCTGGCATAAAGCATGGCCGCCGACAGGGGCGTGCGAATCTGATGCGCCAGCGAGGCAACCATGCGCCCCAACGACGACAGACGCTCGTGACGCGCCAGTTGTCCCTGCAGGCGACGGGTTTCGGTCAGGTCGTTGAGCAGCACCAACTGACCGGGCTCGGCATCCAGCGAACGGGTGGCAATGGACAAGCGTCGACCGTCACGCAGCGACACCTCGTGGCCATCATCCTCTCGCGGCGCGAAGCTGCGGGCGATGACCTGGCGCCAGAGTTCACCGACCAACGGCGCACCGAGCAATTCACAGGCGGCAGGGTTGGCTTCGCGCACATAGCCCTGGCCGTCGATGACGATCACCCCGCCAGGCAGCAGATCCAGCAAATGCTGCAGGCGGTTGGCCAGACGCTCCTTCTCACCCAGCTCGGCCATGCGCTGTGCGCTGACCACCTCCAGCTCGCCCTTGAGCTCGCTGACGCGGGCCTCAAGCATGTTGTACGACTCACTGAGCTGGGAGGAAACCTGGTTGAACAGGGCGAACGCCTGCTCGAGCCCCTGTCGACTTTCCTGTTCGACCGGGGTGCGTCCCTGCTGCTCAGGGGCTCGGGAGATGTGGGCGGCCTGGGGCATCGTGCTCTCTCGCATGGCTGACCGTCATAAAAACGGTACTTTGCCTGCGGTGTAGCAATAGCCGTGCCGGGGATGGGGATTCTGAAAACACGCCAGCCCCTTGCAGACGCAACGCAAGGTTGCGCCTGCAAGGGGCTGGGCTTCAGTCTTCGGCCTGGTCTTCGCCGCCCTGGCGACTCATGCCGTACTTGCGCATCTTCTCGACAAGCGTGGTTCGACGGATGCGCAGGCGCTCGGCGGCGCGGGCAACGATACCGTTGGCGTCGTCCAGAGCTTGCTGGATCAGCCCCTGCTCAAGGCTGCCGAGATAGTCCTTCAGGTCCAGGCCTTCCGGCGGCAGCATGGCGTGGCTGGAGAAGTTCGGCGCATGGCCGTTGATCGCCACGCGCTCTTCGAGATCGCTGCGCAAGCTGTCGACCAACTGCTCGTCTTCGTCATCGACGTAGCGGAATTTTTTAGGCAGCTCGGCAACGCCGATCACCCCGTACGGATGCATGATCGCCATACGCTCGACCAGGTTGGCCAGCTCACGGACGTTGCCCGGCCAGCCATGCCGGCACAGCGACATGATCGAAGCCGAGTTGAAACGGATGGAGCCGCGCTTCTCGTGCTCCATGCGCGAGATCAGCTCGTTCATCAGCAGCGGAATGTCCTCGACACGCTCGCGCAGCGGCGCCATTTCGATGGGGAAGACATTCAGGCGATAGTACAGGTCTTCGCGGAAGGTCCCCTCCTCGATCATGGTCTCGAGGTTTTTGTGGGTCGCCGCGATGATGCGCACGTCGATGCTCTGGGTCTTGTTGCTGCCAACCCGCTCGAAGGTACGCTCCTGCAGCACGCGCAGCAGCTTGACCTGCATCGGCAACGGCATGTCGCCGATCTCGTCGAGGAACAGGGTACCGCCGTTGGCCAGCTCGAAACGCCCCGCACGGCTGGTGATCGCCCCGGTGAAGGCGCCCTTCTCGTGTCCGAACAGCTCGCTTTCGAGCAGCTCGGCAGGGATCGCCCCGCAATTGACTGGCACGAACGGCGCTTCACGGCGCTTGGAGTGATAGTGCAGGTTGCGCGCGACAACTTCCTTGCCCGTGCCGGACTCACCGAGGATCAGCACGCTGGCATCGGTGTCGGCCACCTGCTGCATCATCTGCCGCACATGCTGGATCGCGCGGCTGGTGCCAACCAGGCTGCGGAACAGGTTGGGTTCGCGCTGACGACCGCGCTCGCGCGCCTGGTCGTACATCTCACGGTAGACCTGGGCACGGTGCAGCGAATCGAGCAACTGGCTATAGCTGGGCGGCATCTCCAGGTTGGACAGCACGCGCCGGCGCAGGTCTTCAGGGAACTCGGCGGAAGAAATTTCACCTAGAAGCAGAACTGGAAGGAACTCATCCCACGCAGCCACTGTCTTAAGCAGGCCCAGGACACTTGCCGGTGCATTCACAGCCCCGATCAGCACACACAGGACTTCCCTGCTCGAAGACAACGCCTCTACCGACTGCTGCCAGTCCGCACTGGAGCAGGAGAGGTTCTCTTCGCCGAGAAAATTCAGGACCACCGCCAGATCGCGGCGGCGTTCGCTGTCGTCATCGATCAGGAGGATCTTGGTTTCACGCCACATTCAATACTAACTTCCCTAGTCATATCGGCGCCCGCAGGCGTGCACGACATCATTCCGACTGAAATGGTCAGTGTTCGGACGTCTGAAATTCGAAAACAGCCACTAGTTAAGTCAAAAAACAGCACACAGTCAAATTAATGGCGCGCAGCTTCTTGCATTGCCCAGCGATCAGCTGAACAGATGGTATACCTTTGTCGCGTTTTTTGCCTGACGTATCTGCGTCATCTCGTCGACTATCGATTGACGTTCACCACTTGCAAATTCAATCAATTGCCGATACACCGCCAGCAATTCATCCAGACTGCTCCTGACCTGCG
The Pseudomonas putida genome window above contains:
- a CDS encoding sensor histidine kinase, translated to MPQAAHISRAPEQQGRTPVEQESRQGLEQAFALFNQVSSQLSESYNMLEARVSELKGELEVVSAQRMAELGEKERLANRLQHLLDLLPGGVIVIDGQGYVREANPAACELLGAPLVGELWRQVIARSFAPREDDGHEVSLRDGRRLSIATRSLDAEPGQLVLLNDLTETRRLQGQLARHERLSSLGRMVASLAHQIRTPLSAAMLYASHLADDQGGLALETRQRFAGSLKERLHELEHQVRDMLVFARGELPLNDRLTPKALFQALQQAAQSHVQGHAVRWQCDTHLGELLCNRDTLVGALLNLIENALQASSEPARLKVHLLRREQSLHLCVSDAGSGIDAQLLARLGEPFLTTKATGTGLGLAVVKAVVKAHQGSLELRSKVGRGTCVRVVLPLIGGQSTEVQ
- the fliT gene encoding flagellar protein FliT: MSEVIARIEETRDALLAAFAERDWDAVGKLDLACRVCVEDILAEAQENDAQVRSSLDELLAVYRQLIEFASGERQSIVDEMTQIRQAKNATKVYHLFS
- a CDS encoding sigma-54-dependent transcriptional regulator, with protein sequence MMVKVLLVEDDRALRQALGDTLEIGGFDYRAVGSAEEALDAVAEEAFGLVVSDVNMPGMDGHQLLAQLRRHHPQLPVLLMTAHAAVERAVEAMRQGAADYLVKPFEPKALLSLVDRHAAGHLGAEEEGPVASEPASRQLLELAARVARSDSTVLISGESGTGKEVLARYIHQRSARAAQPFVAINCAAIPDNMLEATLFGHEKGAFTGAIAAQAGKFEQADGGTLLLDEISEMPLGLQAKLLRVLQEREVERVGGRKPISLDIRVLATTNRDLAGEVAAGRFREDLYYRLSVFPLAWRPLRERSADILPLAERLLAKHVGKMKHAPVRLSAEARACLQAHAWPGNVRELDNALQRALILQQGGVIEAADFCLAGAIPLSPASSDITEPSSLESASESSGLGDDMRRHEFQMIIDTLRAERGRRKEAAERLGISPRTLRYKLAQMRDAGMDVEASLYG
- the fleQ gene encoding transcriptional regulator FleQ produces the protein MWRETKILLIDDDSERRRDLAVVLNFLGEENLSCSSADWQQSVEALSSSREVLCVLIGAVNAPASVLGLLKTVAAWDEFLPVLLLGEISSAEFPEDLRRRVLSNLEMPPSYSQLLDSLHRAQVYREMYDQARERGRQREPNLFRSLVGTSRAIQHVRQMMQQVADTDASVLILGESGTGKEVVARNLHYHSKRREAPFVPVNCGAIPAELLESELFGHEKGAFTGAITSRAGRFELANGGTLFLDEIGDMPLPMQVKLLRVLQERTFERVGSNKTQSIDVRIIAATHKNLETMIEEGTFREDLYYRLNVFPIEMAPLRERVEDIPLLMNELISRMEHEKRGSIRFNSASIMSLCRHGWPGNVRELANLVERMAIMHPYGVIGVAELPKKFRYVDDEDEQLVDSLRSDLEERVAINGHAPNFSSHAMLPPEGLDLKDYLGSLEQGLIQQALDDANGIVARAAERLRIRRTTLVEKMRKYGMSRQGGEDQAED